From one Culex quinquefasciatus strain JHB chromosome 3, VPISU_Cqui_1.0_pri_paternal, whole genome shotgun sequence genomic stretch:
- the LOC6040344 gene encoding erythroid differentiation-related factor 1, whose translation MDCSNDCSPGPSSEHEKDQVKTIVRFLNVQSTAPFARLKCNTDLNLPPSNWLSNSADSYGLGQFLSHQGGGFSSFRMANMFPDIIGCGVDVVSDAENIKRLLKLPYSRKSVISMIVHRVENTLLIDEFDVAKYLLRQEETEWHWLRSFIYDNILNSLSESEKKLFIHPKSREALAAKYLTSKFLYYSLKAEDEQGGSDYGPLEDDDDDECRMFKPLPLAGPVLPEPDEEEHSPDPHQNKHVFNRNVVWTFEDIRMLIGTDMPIFGGANRPCISLRLRDESKPINVLTGIDYWLDNLMCNVPEVVMCYHLDGLVQRYELLKTEDLPKMENSKFSPKVIRNVAQNILAFLKANATKAGHTYWLFKAKNDEVVKLYDLTTLCNNACPSEAAVEEEPEEEDQHNQNPFTIPVAMLLYTVARNMKNSPEGISATKAGAIKTLLDNCIKLLPKEKYPQIVTSSHYILSDLHIPAETDPGSPKFNTTLEDEEDDESCSLFGEQTASSSPHPEEYAEHTGNRLEAAIKSIEETLQEYSGSDGWRYNARPPPLVGGIEERCEIALQHIVDGLSCLQYFDSSEEQKNREKEKAEEKRKIYHEETHPNLAKSEDPIPLPYSPLRPEPEMANPDEPIPMAWREDAEGPRECAAKKQLKKKSKRKIEKKRVTADGTGTEIDARSLLLKGEIGVVKSWNVHLKILLFEKACLTYATLAERFYAQEQYGTSLRFLYAAIRCQQVVTKYISCVSSQRSLLLGRIGDCFFQLAKNWAKIRQYLEEFEQESRVDQLIMEELVKDIGSEVEHSLPLPMENVEQLMVTSCGCYEAAIECASKDARDELSRRLGSVRNELGVKYMHWAQEEYQKWTESKREGEDSEPLYQVLARKSYDSLQKGVALFEEANDATNLAFLLCNMGRFMRFRAHIHLVGETPNNVHLQKKFYHEAFAFYQRALGVLGTRKENPDLWSLVTWELSTATFNLAKQLQDHSTIDQEGAPQNADELEQEVVGMLQRALKICDQEQTGPRQVLYSFRAALIHHRIASYHHFSLRSAAEENRRKTTLQLCKLHYEKAVAIFESLSEPQEYLRIQMERIALQEYQCELAQTIPAKLRQLQQALELCKQSRAMIECLASAKCGGANVDRDELQKLLELFEKRLQVILRTLTKLCQLAAKKPENDRLAAHYKTLFGATLRRPVSDAGADSAHNVIKEHALHLVNVLQKICDLDKTEG comes from the exons ATGGATTGTTCCAACGACTGCTCGCCGGGCCCGTCTTCGGAGCACGAAAAGGACCAGGTCAAAACGATCGTGCGCTTTCTGAACGTCCAGAGCACGGCACCGTTTGCGCGGCTCAAGTGTAACACCGACCTCAACCTGCCGCCGTCCAACTGGCTGAGCAACTCGGCTGACTCGTACGGGTTGGGTCAGTTTCTGTCGCACCAGGGCGGCGGCTTCAGCAGCTTCCGGATGGCGAACATGTTTCCGGACATCATTGGGTGCGGGGTGGACGTGGTGTCGGACGCGGAGAACATTAAGCGGCTGCTGAAGTTGCCGTACTCGAGGAAGAGTGTGATTTCGATGATTGTGCACCGGGTCGAGAATACGCTGCTGATTGACGAGTTTGACGTGGCCAAGTATCTGCTGCGGCAGGAGGAGACCGAGTGGCACTGGCTGAGGTCGTTTATCTATGATAACATCTTGAACAGTTTGAGCGAAAGCGAGAAGAAGTTGTTTATTCATCCGAAGAGTCGCGAGGCGCTAGCGGCAAAGTATTTGACGTCCAAGTTTCTGTACTACAGCCTGAAGGCCGAGGATGAGCAGGGTGGCTCGGATTATGGGCCGTTAGAggacgatgatgacgacgaGTGTCGGATGTTTAAACCGCTGCCTTTGGCCGGGCCAGTGCTTCCGGAACCGGACGAGGAAGAACACAGTCCCGATCCGCACCAGAACAAACATGTGTTCAATCGTAACGTGGTGTGGACGTTTGAGGACATTCGGATGTTGATTGGCACCGACATGCCCATCTTTGGTGGCGCGAATCGTCCGTGCATAAGTTTGCGGCTGAGGGACGAGTCTAAGCCGATCAACGTGCTCACCGGGATCGATTACTGGCTGGATAATTTGATGTGCAACGTACCGGAGGTCGTGATGTGCTACCATTTGGACGGTCTTGTCCAAAGGTACGAACTGTTAAAAACTGAGGATCTGCCCAAGATGGAAAATTCCAAGTTTTCTCCGAAAGTGATAAGGAACGTGGCTCAGAATATTCTCGCATTTTTGAAGGCCAACGCAACCAAGGCCGGTCACACGTACTGGCTGTTCAAGGCGAAGAATGACGAAGTCGTCAAGTTGTACGATTTGACGACTCTCTGTAACAACGCTTGTCCGTCGGAGGCTGCGGTTGAGGAGGAACccgaagaagaggaccagcacaATCAGAACCCCTTCACCATTCCGGTCGCGATGCTGCTGTACACGGTCGCCCGTAACATGAAGAATTCGCCGGAGGGAATTTCCGCAACCAAAGCCGGTGCCATCAAGACGCTGCTGGACAACTGCATAAAGCTGTTGCCGAAGGAAAAGTATCCTCAAATCGTGACCTCGTCGCATTACATTCTGTCGGATCTGCACATCCCGGCCGAGACCGACCCTGGGTCGCCCAAGTTCAACACCACGCTGGAGGACGAGGAAGACGATGAGTCTTGTTCGTTGTTTGGCGAGCAGACGGCGAGTTCGTCACCGCACCCGGAAGAGTACGCCGAGCACACCGGAAACCGGTTGGAAGCGGCCATCAAAAGCATCGAGGAAACGTTGCAGGAGTACAGCGGAAGTGACGGATGGCGGTACAATGCGCGACCTCCGCCGCTGGTGGGTGGTATTGAAGAACGGTGCGAAATCGCGTTGCAACATATCGTTGACGGGTTGAGCTGCCTGCAGTACTTTGATAGCAGCGAAGAGCAGAAAAATCGGGAGAAGGAAAAGGCCGAAGAAAAGCGCAAGATTTACCACGAGGAAACCCATCCGAACCTGGCGAAATCGGAAGATCCGATACCGCTGCCGTACAGTCCGCTCAGGCCGGAACCGGAAATGGCCAACCCGGACGAGCCGATTCCGATGGCGTGGCGAGAAGACGCGGAAGGCCCGCGGGAGTGCGCAGCGAAGAAGCAGCTGAAGAAGAAGAGCAAGCGTAAAATTGAGAAGAAACGGGTCACCGCCGACGGAACGGGTACGGAGATTGACGCACGATCGCTGCTGCTGAAGGGTGAAATCGGAGTCGTCAAGTCGTGGAACGTGCACCTGAAGATTTTGCTGTTTGAGAAGGCATGCCTCACTTATGCCACGCTGGCCGAGCGGTTCTATGCGCAGGAACAGTACGGAACTTCGCTGCGGTTCCTGTACGCGGCCATCCGGTGCCAGCAGGTGGTCACCAAGTACATTTCGTGCGTATCGTCTCAGCGGAGTTTGCTGCTAGGTCGGATTGGCGATTGCTTCTTCCAGCTGGCGAAGAATTGGGCCAAGATTCGGCAGTATTTGGAGGAGTTTGAGCAGGAGAGTCGCGTCGATCAGTTGATAATGGAGGAGCTGGTGAAGGATATTGGGAGTGAGGTGGAACACTCGCTGCCCCTGCCGATGGAAAACGTTGAGCAGCTGATGGTCACGAGCTGCGGCTGTTACGAGGCTGCCATCGAGTGTGCGTCGAAGGACGCCCGGGACGAGTTGAGTCGCCGGTTGGGTAGCGTTCGGAACGAGCTCGGCGTTAAGTACATGCACTGGGCCCAGGAGGAGTATCAAAAGTGGACCGAGTCGAAGCGGGAAGGCGAAGATTCGGAACCACTGTACCAGGTGTTGGCAAGAAAATCTTACGACTCGCTGCAGAAAGGAGTCGCGCTGTTTGAGGAAGCAAACGATGCTACGAATTTGGCATTTTTGCTGTGCAACATGGGTCGCTTTATGCGGTTTCGGGCGCACATCCATCTGGTCGGGGAAACGCCCAACAACGTGCACCTGCAGAAGAAGTTCTACCACGAAGCGTTCGCGTTCTACCAGCGAGCGCTGGGCGTTCTGGGCACTCGGAAGGAAAACCCCGATCTGTGGTCGCTGGTCACGTGGGAGCTGTCGACTGCGACCTTCAACCTGGCCAAGCAGTTGCAGGACCATAGCACAATCGACCAGGAGGGCGCCCCCCAGAACGCCGATGAACTCGAGCAGGAGGTTGTTGGAATGCTTCAGCGAGCGCTGAAAATCTGCGACCAAGAGCAAACCGGTCCCCGCCAGGTGCTGTACTCGTTCCGAGCTGCGCTGATTCACCACAG AATCGCCTCCTACCACCACTTCTCGTTACGCTCGGCCGCCGAGGAGAACCGCCGCAAGACCACCCTCCAGCTGTGCAAACTGCACTACGAGAAGGCGGTCGCCATCTTCGAGAGTCTCAGCGAACCCCAGGAATACCTGCGCATCCAGATGGAGCGGATCGCCCTGCAGGAGTACCAGTGCGAGCTCGCCCAGACCATTCCGGCCAAGCTGCGGCAGCTGCAGCAGGCGCTCGAGCTGTGCAAGCAAAGCCGCGCCATGATCGAGTGCTTGGCCAGCGCAAAATGTGGCGGCGCCAACGTGGACCGCGACGAACTGCAGAAACTGCTCGAGCTGTTCGAGAAGCGCCTCCAGGTGATTCTGCGCACACTGACAAAGCTGTGCCAGCTGGCGGCTAAAAAGCCCGAGAACGATCGGCTTGCGGCGCACTACAAGACGCTGTTTGGGGCAACGTTGCGACGACCGGTTAGTGACGCCGGTGCAGATTCCGCCCACAACGTGATTAAGGAACATGCCTTACATCTTGTAAACGTGCTGCAGAAAATTTGTGATCTAGATAAGACCGAAGGTTAA
- the LOC6040343 gene encoding protein PET117 homolog, mitochondrial: MSATSKVVFLGACVVSLGTIGYVHYRQTSDRAKLHEGVIRDIQRQQQRKIENIYNLQQQNELTKQLKQELESREQQAAAGGG, translated from the exons atgtcCGCAACCTCCAAGGTGGTGTTCCTGGGAGCCTGCGTCGTTTCGCTGGGTACCATCGGTTACGTGCACTACCGCCAGACATCGGACAG AGCAAAACTGCACGAGGGCGTCATCCGGGACATTCAGCGCCAGCAGCAGCGCAAGATCGAAAACATCTACAACCTGCAGCAGCAGAATGAGCTGACCAAACAGTTGAAACAGGAGCTGGAGAGTCGCGAGCAACAGGCCGCCGCCGGGGGAGGTTGA
- the LOC6040342 gene encoding gametocyte-specific factor 1 homolog — MNLQLLGAGNCDLSMQGYEDIVECPYNRAHQIMSFRMQTHLYKCRKNHKDLKFVKCPFNETHDLPEPELKYHKTVCPDRETFDRYKYCIRTTAATFVAEQDHATEEPRASYGMDGDADEETWDQYGKVKAYNPRAYASRHAVIRKCTGMAPSEKKAFKEAERKRLADLGNRSGQNAENN, encoded by the exons ATGAATTTGcaacttttggg TGCCGGAAACTGCGACCTGTCGATGCAGGGCTACGAGGACATTGTGGAATGTCCGTACAACCGTGCCCATCAAATTATGTCCTTCCGGATGCAGACCCATCTGTACAAATGCCGCAAGAACCACAAAGACTTGAAATTCGTCAAGTGTCCGTTCAACGAAACGCACGATCTTCCGGAGCCGGAGCTCAAGTATCACAAGACGGTCTGTCCGGACCGGGAAACCTTTGACCGGTACAAGTACTGCATTCGCACTACGGCGGCCACTTTCGTAGCGGAACAGGACCACGCCACGGAAGAGCCCCGGGCGTCGTACGGAATGGACGGTGACGCCGACGAGGAGACCTGGGACCAG tACGGTAAAGTCAAGGCGTACAATCCGCGGGCTTACGCGTCTCGTCATGCCGTCATTCGGAAATGCACCGGAATGGCCCCGTCCGAAAAGAAGGCTTTCAAAGAGGCAGAACGCAAGCGTCTCGCCGATCTGGGCAATCGATCGGGCCAGAACGCGGAAAATAATTAG
- the LOC6040341 gene encoding peroxiredoxin-5, mitochondrial has product MHSSILLAAQNLATKFSLLSQVGRATASAAQQQRSSFHTSKMVQIKEGDKIPSIDLFEDSPANKVNIADLCAGKKVILFAVPGAFTPGCSKTHLPGYVDKAGDLKSAGVAEVVCVSVNDPFVMSAWGKQHNAGGKVRMLADPAAVFTKQLELGADLPPLGGLRSKRYSMVLEDGVIKTLNVEPDGTGLSCSLADKIKV; this is encoded by the exons ATGCATTCGTCGATTCTGCTAGCAGCACAGAACTTGGCCACCAAGTTCAGTCTACTGAGCCAAGTCGGACGGGCAACAGCTTCGGCAGCGCAGCAGCAACGTTCTTCATTCCACACGTCCAAAATGGTCCAGATTAAG GAGGGTGACAAAATTCCATCGATCGATCTGTTCGAGGATTCGCCGGCCAACAAGGTCAACATTGCGGATCTGTGCGCCGGCAAGAAGGTGATTCTGTTTGCCGTGCCCGGAGCTTTCACCCCCGGCTGCTCCAAAACCCACCTGCCCGGTTATGTGGACAAAGCCGGTGATCTCAAGTCGGCCGGCGTGGCCGAGGTCGTGTGCGTTTCCGTGAACGACCCGTTCGTGATGTCGGCCTGGGGCAAGCAGCACAACGCCGGCGGTAAGGTTCGCATGCTCGCCGATCCGGCCGCCGTTTTCACCAAGCAGCTGGAACTGGGTGCCGATTTGCCGCCGCTGGGCGGACTGCGCTCGAAGCGCTACTCGATGGTGCTCGAGGATGGAGTCATCAAGACGTTGAACGTCGAACCGGACGGCACTGGGCTGTCGTGCTCGCTGGCTGATAAAATTAAGGTTTAA